From Ictidomys tridecemlineatus isolate mIctTri1 chromosome 2, mIctTri1.hap1, whole genome shotgun sequence, the proteins below share one genomic window:
- the LOC101978415 gene encoding olfactory receptor 7C2 → MERGNQTGSFILLGFTDDPDLQSLLFGLFLSMYLVTVLGNVLIILAVISDSHLHTPMYFFLSNLSLADIGFTSITIPKALRNIQTQSKLITFAGCISQVYFFLLFACQDNLLLTVMAYDRFVAICHPLHYMDIMNTRLCLLMALGSLLVSVLGALPGTLTILRLSFCTNIEIPHFFCDLPAVLKLACSDTLISHIVLYSETIVLGVFPLTGILLSYSQIFSSILRISSDRGKYKAFSTCGSHLLVVSLFYGTGLGVYLSSVATQSSRITLMASVMYTMVTPMLNPFIYSLRNRDIKVALGRVLSKMVPLGERINAHLL, encoded by the coding sequence ATGGAAAGAGGAAACCAAACAGGCAGCTTCATCCTCCTGGGATTCACAGATGACCCTGACCTGCAGTCTCTCCTCTTTGGCCttttcctgtccatgtacctggtcactgtgctggggaacgtgctcatcatcctggccgtcatctcagactcccacctgcacacgcccatgtacttcttcctctccaacctgtccctGGCCGACATTGGcttcacctccatcaccatcccCAAGGCTCTCAGGAACATCCAGACTCAGAGCAAACTTATCACCTTTGCAGGTTGCATCTCACaggtttacttttttcttttgtttgcctGCCAGGACAACTTGCTCCTGAccgtgatggcctatgaccgctttgtggccatctgtcaccccctgCACTATATGGACATCATGAACACACGGCTCTGTCTGCTCATGGCTCTGGGATCCTTGTTGGTCAGTGTCCTGGGTGCCCTGCCTGGGACCTTGACCATCTTGAGGCTCTCTTTTTGCACCAACATAGAAATCCCTCACTTCTTCTGTGATCTTCCTGCAGTCCTCAAGCTCGCCTGCTCGGACACACTCATCAGTCACATAGTGCTGTACTCTGAGACCATAGTGCTGGGTGTCTTCCCTCTCACTGGCATCCTCCTCTCCTACTCTCAGATTTTCTCCTCCATCCTGAGGATCTCATCAGACAGAGGCaagtacaaagccttctccacctgtgggtctcacctcctGGTGGTGTCCTTGTTCTACGGCACTGGCCTTGGGGTCTACCTCAGTTCTGTAGCCACACAGTCTTCTAGGATAACTCTGATGGCCTCAGTGATGTACACTatggtcacccccatgctgaaccctttcatctacagtctgaggaacagggacatcaaggtggccctggggagagtcctCAGCAAGATGGTGCCTCTCGGTGAAAGGATCAATGCACATCTCCTCTGA
- the LOC101978705 gene encoding olfactory receptor 7C2 — protein MERGNQTGSFILLGFTDDPDLQFLLFGLLLAMYLVTVLGNVLIILAVLLDSHLHTPMYFFLSNLSLADIGFTSTTIPKALRNIQTQSKVISFAGCVSQIYFFALLACQDNLLLTVMAYDRFMAICHPLHYVVIMSPRLCKLMALGSWFTSVLGALPGALTILRLSFCTNMEIPHYFCDLPEILKHTCSDTLINNIVVYSVAIVLGVFPLTGILFSYSQIFSSILRISSDRGKYKAFSTCGSHLLVVSLFYGSSLGVYLSSVATLSSRISMMASVAYTMVTPMLNPFIYSLRNRDIKVALGRVLSKMVL, from the coding sequence ATGGAAAGAGGAAACCAAACAGGCAGCTTCATCCTCCTGGGATTCACAGATGACCCTGACCTTCAGTTCCTCCTCTTTGGCCTACTTCTGGCCATGTACCTGGTCACTGTGCTGGGGAACgtgctcatcatcctggctgtCCTCTTAGACTCCCACCTGCAcacgcccatgtacttcttcctctccaacctgtccctGGCCGACATTGgcttcacctccaccaccatccccaaGGCTCTCAGGAACATCCAGACTCAGAGCAAAGTGATCTCCTTTGCAGGCTGCGTctcacagatttatttttttgctttgttagCATGCCAGGACAATTTGCTCCTGACAGTGATGGCTTATGACCGCTTCAtggccatctgtcaccccctgCACTATGTGGTCATCATGAGCCCACGGCTCTGCAAGCTCATGGCTCTGGGGTCCTGGTTCACTAGTGTTCTAGGTGCCCTGCCTGGGGCATTGACCATCTTGAggctgtccttttgcaccaacATGGAAATCCCTCACTATTTCTGTGATCTTCCTGAAATCCTAAAGCACACCTGCTCTGACACACTCATCAACAACATAGTGGTCTACTCTGTGGCCATCGTCCTGGGTGTCTTCCCTCTCACTGGCATCCTCTTCTCCTACTCTCAGATTTTCTCCTCCATCCTGAGGATCTCATCAGACAGAGGCaagtacaaagccttctccacctgtgggtctcacctcctGGTGGTCTCCTTGTTCTATGGCAGTAGCCTTGGGGTCTACCTCAGTTCTGTAGCCACACTGTCTTCTAGGATAAGTATGATGGCCTCAGTGGCATATACCATGGTCACCCCCATGCTCAACCCTTTCATCTACAGTCTGAGGAACAGGGACATCAAGGTGGCTCTGGGGAGAGTCCTCAGCAAGATGGTGCTGTGA
- the LOC101954559 gene encoding olfactory receptor 7C2, whose product MERGNRTGAGKFILLGFTDDPDLQSLLLGLLLSGYLVTVTGNLLIILAVISDSHLHTPMYFLLSNLSLAHIGFTSTTIPKALRNIQTHSKGITFAGCVSQVYFFVLFGCQDNLLLTVMAYDRFVAICHPLHYVAIMRPCLCLLMALGSWMVSVLGSLPDTLTILRLSFCTKIEIPHFFCDLPEILKLTCSDILINNIVVFSMIIVLGVFPLTGILLSYSQIFSSILRIPSDRGKYKAFSTCGSHLLVVSLFYGSSLGVYFSSVATLSSRMSMMASVAYTMVTPMLNPFIYSLRNRDIKVALGRVLTKMVPLSERVDARLS is encoded by the coding sequence ATGGAAAGAGGAAACCGAACAGGAGCTGGAAAGTTCATCCTCCTGGGATTCACAGATGACCCCGACCTGCAGTCCCTCCTCCTTGGCCTGCTTCTGTCTGGGTACCTGGTCACAGTCACAGgaaacctgctcatcatcctggctgtcatctcagactcccacctgcacacgcccatgtacttcctcctctccaacctgtccctGGCCCACATTGgcttcacctccaccaccatccccaaGGCTCTCAGGAACATCCAGACTCACAGCAAAGGGATCACCTTTGCAGGCTGCGTCTCACaggtatatttttttgttttgtttggatgcCAGGACAATTTGCTCCTGacagtgatggcctatgaccgctttgtggccatctgtcaccccctgCACTATGTGGCCATTATGAGACCATGTCTCTGTCTGCTCATGGCTCTGGGGTCCTGGATGGTCAGTGTCCTAGGCTCCCTCCCAGATACCTTGACAATATTGAGGCTGTCCTTTTGCACAAAAATAGAAATCCCTCACTTCTTCTGTGATCTTCCTGAAATCCTGAAGCTCACCTGCTCTGACATACTTATCAATAACATTGTGGTGTTCTCTATGATCATCGTCCTGGGTGTCTTCCCTCTCACTGGCATCCTCCTCTCCTACTCTCAGATTTTCTCCTCCATCCTGAGGATCCCATCAGACAGAGGCaagtacaaagccttctccacctgtgggtctcacctcctGGTGGTCTCCTTGTTCTATGGCAGTAGCCTTGGGGTCTACTTCAGTTCTGTAGCCACACTGTCATCCAGGATGAGTATGATGGCCTCAGTGGCATACACCatggtcacccccatgctgaaccctttCATCTACAGTCTGAGGAACAGGGACATCAAGGTGGCCCTGGGTAGAGTCCTCACCAAGATGGTGCCTCTCAGTGAAAGGGTGGATGCACGTCTCTCCTGA